A region from the Polaribacter sp. Hel1_33_78 genome encodes:
- a CDS encoding DUF4292 domain-containing protein: protein MIDANAIAKEISARKVAKKHIAANFDKETVDAKLKVNFNNGKTKQSLSVNMKIIKDEVILLKGTKFITVFKAKITPTSVSYYSSLFKNYFEGDFSMIKKLLGVEINFEQLQNLFLGQSLLNLKEEKQNVEIVKNRYILSPEKQVELFDIFFTINPSHFKLEQQSIVKAVKNLRLDIKYPSYNLVDDVVFPAEIKVKAKNAKSFTNIDLYYKSVVFDTDVRMSFNIPYGYKRLLF from the coding sequence ATGATTGATGCCAATGCAATTGCCAAAGAAATTTCGGCAAGAAAAGTAGCAAAAAAACATATCGCAGCAAATTTTGATAAAGAAACTGTTGATGCAAAATTAAAAGTAAATTTTAACAACGGAAAAACTAAGCAAAGTTTATCTGTAAATATGAAAATTATAAAAGACGAAGTTATTTTACTAAAGGGAACTAAATTTATAACCGTTTTTAAAGCTAAAATTACACCAACTTCAGTAAGCTATTATTCTTCATTGTTTAAAAATTATTTTGAAGGTGATTTTTCTATGATTAAAAAATTATTAGGGGTAGAAATTAATTTCGAACAATTACAAAATTTGTTTTTAGGGCAATCTTTATTAAATTTAAAGGAAGAAAAACAAAATGTAGAAATTGTGAAGAATAGGTATATTTTATCACCAGAAAAACAAGTAGAATTGTTTGATATTTTTTTTACAATAAACCCTTCACATTTTAAATTGGAACAACAATCGATTGTAAAAGCTGTTAAGAATTTACGATTAGATATAAAATACCCTTCTTATAATTTAGTTGATGATGTTGTTTTTCCTGCAGAAATAAAGGTGAAAGCAAAGAATGCAAAATCTTTTACAAATATAGATTTGTATTATAAGTCTGTTGTTTTTGATACGGACGTAAGAATGTCTTTTAATATTCCTTATGGATACAAACGGTTACTATTTT
- a CDS encoding lipopolysaccharide assembly protein LapB, whose product MYVIRKNKEKREKKQFDYVKLVLFSFFFVLFSNNIFAQDSIPAKEDLTEEAELKFQEFFFKALSEKSIGNYQKAIENLESCNQILTNDVSVYFEFSKNYLLLNNTLLAKEYIERSLAKDIHNLWMLKHFVKIYQKERNYKEAIKIQQQIVAIHPKERELLARLLMYDRQYKEASALLNVLEKENTLTSNLKKLKSSLEKRKEISEKKINPSDLSSLIHQFKTNKSYQILEQILKDSTNNDTALLKFCEEGIALFPAQPFVYLVKGKILNDQKNFQNALTTLKNGIDFVIVDEMEVDFYTEIAKAFKGLGNSKQEKKFKQKAKNLKN is encoded by the coding sequence ATGTACGTTATCAGAAAGAACAAAGAAAAAAGAGAAAAGAAGCAATTTGATTATGTTAAGTTGGTTCTTTTCTCTTTTTTCTTTGTTCTTTTCTCAAATAATATTTTTGCACAAGACAGTATTCCAGCAAAAGAAGATTTAACAGAAGAGGCAGAATTAAAATTTCAAGAATTTTTCTTTAAAGCTTTATCAGAAAAATCAATAGGAAACTATCAAAAAGCAATTGAAAATTTAGAGAGCTGTAATCAAATTTTAACAAACGATGTTTCAGTTTATTTTGAATTTTCTAAGAACTACCTATTACTTAACAATACTTTATTAGCTAAAGAATATATAGAAAGGTCGTTGGCAAAAGACATCCATAATCTTTGGATGTTAAAGCATTTTGTTAAAATTTATCAGAAAGAAAGAAACTATAAAGAGGCTATTAAGATTCAGCAGCAGATAGTAGCGATCCATCCAAAAGAAAGAGAGTTATTAGCAAGATTATTGATGTATGACCGTCAATACAAAGAAGCAAGTGCTTTATTGAATGTTTTAGAAAAAGAAAACACATTAACATCCAATTTAAAAAAATTAAAATCTAGTTTAGAAAAGAGAAAAGAAATTTCAGAAAAGAAGATAAATCCATCTGATTTAAGTTCTTTAATCCATCAATTTAAAACCAATAAATCGTATCAAATTTTAGAACAAATCCTGAAAGATTCAACGAATAACGATACTGCTTTATTAAAGTTTTGTGAAGAAGGTATTGCACTTTTTCCTGCACAACCGTTTGTGTATTTAGTAAAAGGAAAAATCTTAAATGATCAAAAAAACTTTCAAAATGCTTTAACTACATTAAAAAATGGTATTGATTTTGTGATTGTTGATGAAATGGAGGTTGATTTTTACACTGAAATAGCCAAGGCATTTAAAGGTCTAGGAAATAGTAAACAAGAAAAAAAGTTCAAGCAAAAAGCTAAAAATTTGAAGAATTAG
- a CDS encoding sugar nucleotidyltransferase, which yields MKIIVPMAGIGSRLRPHTLTVPKPLTVIAGKPIVQRLVEDIASVIDEKIDEIAFIIGPVAKGFPTDTEENLLKIADELGAKGTVYVQEEALGTAHAIYCAKESLSGPCVVAYADTLFKADFTLDVNVDGAIWVKQVENPSAFGVVKLQDGFITDFIEKPKEFVSDLAIIGIYYFKSGEKILNEIQYLIDNDLKENGEYQITNVLESLKQQGAKFIPGKVNDWMDCGKKDPTVDTNKQTLGFEYAAGNNLVSSDVVLENSEIIQPCYVGANVVLKNTKIGPYVSIGEHSVVENSTIENSLIQTNVQISNANLDNAMIGNHAKYNGNYTSVSIGDYTELL from the coding sequence ATGAAAATTATAGTACCAATGGCCGGGATTGGATCTCGTTTAAGACCTCATACTCTTACGGTTCCAAAGCCATTAACAGTGATAGCAGGAAAGCCAATTGTGCAACGTTTGGTTGAAGATATAGCTTCTGTAATAGATGAAAAAATTGATGAAATAGCATTCATTATCGGCCCTGTAGCAAAAGGATTTCCAACAGATACAGAAGAAAATTTATTAAAAATTGCAGACGAATTGGGCGCAAAAGGTACTGTATATGTGCAAGAAGAAGCATTAGGAACCGCACATGCAATTTATTGTGCAAAGGAATCTTTGAGTGGTCCTTGTGTTGTTGCTTATGCAGACACTTTATTTAAAGCAGACTTTACTCTCGATGTTAATGTAGATGGCGCAATTTGGGTTAAACAAGTTGAAAATCCTAGCGCATTTGGTGTTGTAAAATTGCAAGATGGATTTATTACAGATTTTATTGAAAAACCAAAAGAGTTTGTTTCTGATTTGGCTATTATTGGAATTTATTATTTTAAAAGTGGAGAAAAAATTTTAAATGAAATTCAATATTTAATTGATAATGATTTAAAAGAAAATGGTGAATACCAAATAACAAATGTTTTAGAGTCTTTAAAACAACAAGGAGCAAAGTTTATACCGGGTAAAGTAAATGATTGGATGGATTGTGGCAAAAAAGACCCAACTGTAGACACTAATAAACAAACACTTGGCTTTGAGTATGCTGCTGGTAACAATTTAGTCTCTTCGGATGTTGTTTTAGAGAATTCAGAAATTATTCAACCTTGTTATGTTGGCGCGAATGTTGTATTAAAAAACACGAAAATAGGACCTTATGTTTCTATTGGTGAGCATAGTGTGGTAGAAAATTCTACTATAGAAAACTCTTTAATTCAAACGAATGTGCAAATTTCAAATGCAAATTTAGACAATGCTATGATTGGAAACCATGCGAAATATAATGGGAATTACACTTCTGTGAGTATCGGAGATTATACAGAATTACTATAA
- a CDS encoding ABC-F family ATP-binding cassette domain-containing protein encodes MNYLSVENISKSYGERVLFEDISFGISKDQKVAFVAKNGSGKTSILNIIAGLDVPDSGQVVSRKGISIAYLAQKDDINPDLTIEETIFATDNKILSIVNQYEKALKNLDDSDAYQAAFDLMDQHNAWDFETQYRQILSKLKLDDLTLKVGALSGGQRKRLSLAIVLINKPDLLILDEPTNHLDLEMIEWLEAFFAKEKITLFMVTHDRYFLERVCNEILELDEGKIYKYKGNYSYYLQNKEERLALEATNLGKAKSLFKKELEWMRKQPKARTTKSKSRTDDFYQIKEKAHQRRKDHQVQLEINMERLGSKILELHKVSKSYGDKKILDGFDYVFKRGERVGIIGKNGTGKSSFLNIITEKAPLDSGKVILGETVKFGYYTQAGIHIKEGQKVIDVVKEFGEFIPLSKGRKISASQLLERFLFDKKKQYDFVEKLSGGEQKRLYLCAVLIQNPNFLILDEPTNDLDVVTLNVLENFLLDYPGNLLVVSHDRYFMDKIVDALFVFRGDGVVENFPGNYSDFRAYDVSAPKETKKVKTIEKTEKKNPKNALSFNEKREFGSLEGDIEKLQKRKATIEAQFLNVEIEADDIAKKSEELQKTIASLEQKEERWLELSMKLED; translated from the coding sequence GTGAATTATTTATCAGTAGAAAATATCTCAAAATCTTATGGAGAACGTGTTTTATTTGAAGACATCTCTTTCGGAATTAGTAAAGATCAAAAAGTTGCTTTTGTAGCTAAAAATGGAAGTGGTAAAACATCCATCCTAAATATTATTGCAGGTTTAGATGTTCCTGATTCTGGACAAGTAGTCAGTAGAAAAGGAATTTCTATTGCGTATTTAGCTCAAAAAGATGACATTAACCCTGATTTAACTATTGAAGAAACTATTTTTGCCACTGATAATAAAATCCTTTCTATTGTTAATCAATATGAAAAAGCTTTAAAAAACCTTGATGATAGTGACGCTTACCAGGCGGCATTTGATTTAATGGACCAGCACAATGCTTGGGATTTTGAAACACAATACAGACAAATTTTATCAAAATTAAAATTAGACGATTTAACCTTGAAAGTTGGCGCTCTCTCAGGAGGGCAAAGAAAAAGGCTGTCTTTAGCTATTGTTTTAATTAATAAACCAGATTTACTAATTTTAGATGAGCCAACAAATCATTTAGATTTAGAAATGATAGAATGGTTAGAAGCTTTCTTTGCAAAAGAAAAAATTACCTTATTTATGGTGACGCACGATCGTTACTTTCTAGAGCGTGTGTGTAACGAAATTTTAGAATTAGATGAAGGTAAAATCTACAAATACAAAGGAAATTACTCGTACTATTTACAAAATAAAGAAGAACGTTTAGCTTTAGAAGCTACCAATTTAGGAAAAGCTAAAAGTTTATTTAAAAAAGAACTAGAATGGATGCGAAAGCAGCCAAAAGCTAGAACTACAAAATCGAAGTCTAGAACAGATGATTTCTATCAAATTAAAGAAAAAGCACATCAAAGAAGAAAAGATCATCAAGTTCAATTAGAAATAAACATGGAGCGTTTAGGAAGTAAAATTCTTGAACTTCATAAAGTGTCTAAGTCTTATGGAGATAAGAAAATTTTAGATGGTTTTGATTATGTTTTTAAGCGTGGTGAGCGTGTTGGAATAATTGGTAAAAACGGAACTGGAAAATCTTCATTTTTAAATATTATTACAGAAAAGGCTCCTTTAGATTCGGGAAAAGTTATTTTGGGTGAAACTGTAAAATTTGGCTATTACACGCAAGCGGGAATTCATATAAAAGAAGGGCAAAAGGTTATTGATGTTGTAAAAGAATTTGGAGAATTTATTCCCCTTTCTAAAGGACGAAAAATTTCTGCTTCACAATTATTAGAACGCTTTTTATTTGACAAAAAGAAACAGTATGATTTTGTTGAAAAACTTTCTGGAGGTGAGCAAAAACGATTGTATTTATGCGCCGTTTTAATTCAGAATCCTAATTTTTTAATTTTAGATGAACCTACCAATGATTTGGATGTTGTTACGCTAAACGTCCTTGAAAACTTCTTATTAGATTACCCAGGAAACTTATTGGTAGTATCGCATGATCGCTATTTTATGGATAAAATTGTAGATGCTCTTTTTGTTTTTAGAGGTGATGGAGTTGTAGAAAATTTTCCTGGAAATTATTCTGATTTTAGAGCCTATGATGTTTCTGCTCCAAAAGAAACCAAGAAAGTAAAAACGATAGAAAAAACCGAGAAAAAGAATCCGAAAAACGCTTTAAGTTTTAATGAAAAAAGAGAATTTGGTTCGTTAGAAGGAGATATTGAAAAACTTCAAAAAAGAAAAGCAACCATTGAAGCTCAGTTTTTAAATGTAGAAATTGAAGCTGATGATATTGCTAAAAAATCTGAAGAACTACAAAAAACAATTGCTAGCTTAGAACAAAAAGAGGAACGTTGGTTAGAGCTTTCTATGAAACTAGAAGATTAA
- a CDS encoding 3'-5' exonuclease, which yields MNLTYNLNNILFLDIETVPEFENWKDISKETQELFEKKTHYQRKEEFTAAAFYDRAGIWAEFGKIICISVGYFIDKEAEKQLRLTSFFGDDEHKILTDFKGLLDTHFTKKSHVLCAHNGKEFDFPFIARRMIVHQIELPNKLNLFGKKPWEVPHIDTLELWKFGDYKHYTSLKLLTSILGVPSPKDDIDGSEVANVYYKEKNIQRIVSYCEKDTIAVAQILLRFNNQELLKDKDIISVN from the coding sequence ATGAATCTTACCTATAACTTAAATAATATCTTGTTTTTAGATATAGAAACAGTCCCTGAATTTGAAAATTGGAAAGATATTTCAAAAGAAACCCAAGAACTTTTTGAGAAAAAAACACACTATCAGCGCAAAGAAGAATTTACTGCAGCAGCTTTTTATGACCGTGCAGGGATTTGGGCAGAATTCGGAAAAATAATCTGTATTTCGGTGGGTTACTTTATTGATAAGGAAGCTGAAAAACAATTAAGACTTACTTCTTTTTTTGGGGATGATGAGCATAAGATTCTAACAGATTTTAAAGGATTATTAGACACGCATTTCACAAAAAAGAGTCATGTTTTATGTGCACATAATGGTAAGGAATTCGATTTTCCCTTTATAGCTAGAAGAATGATTGTGCATCAGATAGAACTGCCTAATAAGCTAAATCTATTTGGTAAAAAACCCTGGGAAGTTCCTCATATAGATACACTAGAGTTGTGGAAGTTTGGAGACTACAAACATTATACATCCTTAAAACTATTAACGTCAATTCTAGGAGTTCCATCACCAAAAGATGATATAGATGGCAGTGAAGTTGCAAACGTTTATTATAAGGAAAAAAACATACAACGCATTGTAAGCTATTGCGAAAAAGATACCATTGCCGTAGCACAAATTTTATTGCGTTTTAACAATCAAGAATTGTTAAAAGACAAAGATATTATAAGTGTAAATTAA
- a CDS encoding T9SS type A sorting domain-containing protein, whose product MKKNYILTVCLSLIFSAASFGQYSDLFISMYAEGSSNNKFIEIFNGTGSDVDLSDYMIKGSNNGGDWKATRDLALTGTIVDGDVYVISTDQADAIILAAADLSLAYESAIHYNGDDAIALLKKNSGGTFDVLDIIGVPTVDPGSGWDVAGTTNATANHTLTRKNTISGPNTDWANSAGTDEASSEWIVTDSNSGWDSLGSYTGSGTASVKNNAIAGFATYPNPITNNTFTITSNSSSKKEFAIFNVLGKKVLSSNFSGVKSNVNVSAISAGVYILKVTEDGKTATKKLVIR is encoded by the coding sequence ATGAAAAAAAATTACATTTTAACAGTATGCTTATCTTTAATTTTTAGCGCTGCCTCTTTTGGGCAATATTCTGATTTATTTATTAGCATGTATGCTGAAGGTTCTAGTAATAATAAATTTATTGAAATTTTTAATGGAACAGGCAGTGATGTGGACCTTTCTGATTACATGATCAAAGGATCTAATAATGGAGGTGATTGGAAAGCTACAAGAGATTTAGCATTAACGGGTACAATTGTTGATGGTGATGTGTACGTTATCTCTACAGATCAGGCTGATGCAATAATATTGGCTGCTGCAGATCTTTCTTTAGCATATGAGAGTGCTATCCATTATAACGGTGATGATGCTATTGCACTACTTAAAAAAAATTCTGGTGGTACATTTGATGTTCTAGACATTATTGGTGTGCCTACTGTAGATCCAGGTTCTGGTTGGGATGTTGCTGGAACGACCAATGCAACAGCAAATCATACTTTAACTAGAAAAAACACTATTTCAGGACCAAATACAGATTGGGCAAATTCTGCTGGGACAGACGAAGCTTCATCTGAATGGATTGTTACAGATTCGAACAGTGGATGGGATAGTTTAGGTTCTTATACAGGATCTGGCACTGCTTCTGTAAAAAACAATGCTATTGCAGGATTTGCAACGTATCCAAATCCAATTACAAACAATACATTTACTATTACTAGCAATAGCAGTAGTAAAAAAGAGTTTGCTATTTTTAATGTTTTAGGTAAAAAAGTACTTTCATCAAATTTTTCTGGTGTAAAATCTAATGTTAACGTTTCTGCTATTTCTGCGGGAGTTTACATCTTAAAAGTAACTGAAGATGGTAAAACGGCTACTAAGAAATTAGTAATTAGATAA
- a CDS encoding response regulator gives MNKNDIKILLVDDEPDILEIVGYNLKNEGYQVFTASNGQEAIKSAKKNIPHLILLDIMMPEMDGIEACEKIRKIKSLENVIISFLTARGEDYSQVAGFEAGADDYITKPIKPKVLVSKIKSLLRRLKNEKDTEESYKIGDIVIDRDAYVVYKAEKKISLPRKEFELFSLLTSKPGKVFKREVILDTVWGNEVVVGGRTIDVHIRKLREKIGDDHFKTVKGVGYKFVLETSET, from the coding sequence ATGAATAAAAACGATATAAAAATTTTATTAGTTGATGATGAGCCAGATATTTTAGAAATTGTTGGATACAATTTAAAGAATGAAGGGTATCAAGTATTTACAGCTTCCAATGGGCAAGAAGCCATAAAATCTGCTAAAAAAAATATTCCGCATTTAATTTTATTAGATATTATGATGCCCGAAATGGATGGAATAGAAGCGTGTGAAAAAATCAGAAAAATAAAATCACTCGAAAACGTTATTATCTCTTTTTTAACTGCCAGAGGTGAAGACTATTCGCAAGTTGCAGGCTTTGAAGCGGGTGCTGATGATTATATTACAAAACCTATTAAACCAAAAGTACTGGTAAGTAAAATAAAATCGTTGTTAAGAAGATTAAAAAATGAAAAAGATACTGAAGAATCTTATAAAATAGGAGATATTGTTATTGATAGAGATGCCTATGTTGTTTATAAAGCCGAGAAAAAGATTTCTCTTCCTAGAAAAGAATTTGAACTCTTTTCTTTGCTAACTTCAAAACCAGGAAAAGTATTTAAAAGAGAAGTTATTTTGGATACCGTTTGGGGAAATGAAGTTGTTGTTGGCGGCAGAACGATAGATGTACATATTAGAAAACTGCGCGAAAAAATAGGTGATGATCATTTTAAAACGGTAAAAGGCGTTGGTTATAAATTTGTACTAGAAACATCTGAAACATAA
- a CDS encoding cell wall metabolism sensor histidine kinase WalK: protein MKLKKTYSYALWSAIYLTLLSVAIGGISYIMYSKQFGINSIVIAILVLFLISFFIIQYRAEHFIYRRLKKIYEDVSILDVNDLKRESTTTDIEKLSKSMQKFVEGKRLEIKNLTERDSFRRDFLGNVAHELKTPLFTVQGYILTLMEGAVNDKEIRMKYLERANKGAERLVAVIKDLDMIAKLENDGLKLNIDIFNMLELIQNVFDLLEMKAKKRNLTLQFDKIYEFPVFVKGDIEKIEQVLINLIVNSIKYGKPNGTTIVGVENYNDTKFIIKIIDNGEGIEKEHISRLFERFYRVDQSRSREQGGSGLGLSIVKHIVEAHDENILLKSTYGEGSEFSFTLEKAR, encoded by the coding sequence TTGAAACTAAAAAAAACTTACTCGTATGCCCTTTGGTCGGCTATTTATTTAACGCTACTTTCTGTGGCTATAGGCGGCATATCATATATTATGTATAGCAAACAATTTGGTATTAATAGTATTGTAATTGCTATACTCGTACTTTTTTTAATTTCTTTTTTCATTATTCAATATAGAGCTGAACACTTTATTTACAGACGTTTAAAAAAAATATATGAAGATGTTTCTATTTTAGATGTAAATGATCTTAAAAGAGAATCTACAACCACAGATATAGAAAAACTCTCTAAAAGCATGCAAAAGTTTGTAGAAGGGAAACGTTTAGAAATTAAAAATTTAACAGAAAGAGATTCTTTTAGGCGCGATTTTTTAGGAAATGTTGCTCATGAATTAAAAACTCCTCTTTTTACAGTCCAAGGCTACATTCTTACCTTAATGGAAGGCGCTGTAAATGATAAGGAAATACGGATGAAGTATTTAGAAAGAGCGAATAAAGGTGCAGAAAGGCTGGTTGCTGTTATCAAAGATTTAGATATGATTGCCAAATTGGAAAATGATGGCCTAAAGCTAAATATTGATATATTTAATATGCTTGAACTGATTCAAAATGTATTTGATTTGCTTGAAATGAAAGCAAAAAAGAGAAACCTTACCCTACAATTTGATAAAATTTATGAGTTTCCAGTTTTTGTAAAAGGTGATATCGAAAAAATTGAACAAGTTCTTATAAATCTCATTGTAAACTCTATTAAATATGGAAAACCCAATGGCACGACCATTGTAGGCGTTGAAAATTACAATGACACAAAATTTATTATTAAAATTATTGATAATGGAGAAGGAATCGAAAAAGAACACATTTCACGTTTATTTGAACGCTTCTACAGAGTAGACCAAAGTAGGTCTCGTGAACAAGGGGGCTCTGGTTTAGGGCTTTCTATTGTGAAGCACATTGTTGAAGCACATGATGAAAACATCTTGCTAAAAAGCACGTATGGCGAAGGTTCGGAATTTTCTTTTACTCTTGAAAAAGCAAGGTAA
- the purD gene encoding phosphoribosylamine--glycine ligase: MNVLILGSGGREHAFALKLSQSNKIKQLFVAPGNAGTHKIAANISINPTDFQAVKNTVLENNIQMVVVGPEAPLVEGIHDFFLADADLKKIPVIGPKKDGALLEGSKDFSKQFMQKHGVPTAKYQSFTKENLEEGFAFLETLEPPFVLKADGLAAGKGVLILNALEEAKKELEEMVANQKFGEASSTVVIEEFLKGIELSVFVLTDGKNYKILPSAKDYKRIGEGDTGLNTGGMGAISPVPFADEAFLNKVEELVVKPTIKGLQKDGIDYRGFIFIGLMNDNGNPSVVEYNVRMGDPETEVVLPRIASDLFDLFEGVANQTLDKKSFSVIEKTAATVMLVSGGYPEYYEKNKEITGFDAVEESIVFHAGTAFKENKVVSNGGRVMAVTSFGDTIEEALEKSYKSIDAIHFDKMNYRKDIGFDLV, from the coding sequence ATGAATGTACTTATTTTAGGTTCTGGAGGTAGAGAACACGCTTTTGCATTAAAGTTATCTCAAAGTAATAAAATCAAGCAACTTTTTGTCGCTCCTGGAAATGCAGGGACACATAAAATAGCAGCCAATATTAGCATAAATCCAACAGATTTTCAAGCAGTAAAAAATACAGTTTTAGAGAATAATATTCAAATGGTTGTTGTAGGCCCAGAAGCACCTTTGGTAGAGGGAATTCATGATTTCTTTCTAGCGGATGCTGATTTGAAGAAGATACCAGTTATTGGCCCTAAAAAAGATGGAGCGTTATTAGAGGGAAGTAAAGATTTTTCTAAACAATTTATGCAAAAGCATGGCGTTCCTACTGCCAAATATCAATCATTTACCAAAGAAAATTTAGAAGAAGGTTTTGCTTTCTTAGAAACTTTAGAACCTCCTTTTGTTCTAAAAGCAGATGGTTTAGCAGCAGGGAAAGGAGTATTAATTTTAAACGCTTTAGAAGAAGCTAAAAAAGAGCTTGAAGAAATGGTTGCCAACCAAAAATTTGGAGAAGCATCATCTACTGTTGTTATTGAGGAGTTTTTAAAAGGAATAGAATTGTCAGTTTTCGTTTTAACAGATGGTAAAAACTATAAAATTTTACCCTCAGCAAAAGATTACAAAAGAATTGGTGAAGGAGATACAGGTTTAAATACAGGCGGCATGGGGGCAATTTCTCCAGTACCCTTTGCAGATGAAGCTTTTTTAAATAAAGTAGAAGAATTGGTAGTGAAACCGACAATTAAGGGGCTGCAAAAAGACGGAATTGATTATAGAGGTTTTATTTTTATTGGATTGATGAATGACAATGGAAATCCTTCTGTGGTTGAATATAATGTGAGAATGGGAGACCCTGAAACAGAAGTTGTTTTGCCAAGAATAGCCTCAGATTTATTTGATTTATTCGAAGGTGTTGCCAATCAGACTTTAGATAAAAAATCGTTTTCAGTAATAGAAAAAACTGCGGCAACCGTGATGTTAGTTTCTGGAGGATACCCTGAATATTATGAAAAAAATAAAGAAATTACTGGTTTTGATGCTGTAGAAGAATCCATTGTTTTTCATGCAGGAACAGCATTTAAAGAAAACAAAGTAGTTTCTAATGGAGGTAGAGTAATGGCGGTTACTTCTTTTGGAGACACAATAGAAGAAGCTTTAGAAAAATCGTACAAAAGTATTGATGCGATTCATTTTGATAAAATGAATTATAGAAAAGATATTGGTTTTGATTTAGTGTAG
- a CDS encoding glycosyltransferase family 2 protein has product MKEKLDITASIVLYNENLEELTKTVNCFLRVPLKKRLFLIDNTQNKLFQNIFKKQEIEYIAVGKNIGFGAGHNMVKDRISNNSNFHLILNPDVNFQEGVIPNLIIELKKDENVSMIAPKVLFPNGDHQYSCRRYPLLSELFARRFTFMKPIFKSTVYKGQYKDKDLNNSFFAEFITGCFHLYKTNDFLKLEGFDERYFLYMEDVDICRKIDNLGKKKIYYPKEEITHVLKKGSSKSMKLFFRHTLSAIKYFLKW; this is encoded by the coding sequence ATGAAAGAGAAATTAGATATTACAGCATCTATCGTGCTATATAATGAAAATTTAGAGGAACTTACAAAAACTGTAAACTGTTTCTTAAGAGTGCCTTTGAAAAAGAGACTTTTCTTAATAGATAACACCCAAAATAAGCTTTTTCAAAATATTTTTAAAAAACAAGAAATAGAGTATATAGCAGTTGGTAAGAATATTGGTTTTGGAGCAGGTCATAATATGGTTAAAGATAGAATTAGTAATAACTCTAACTTTCATTTAATATTAAATCCAGATGTTAATTTTCAGGAAGGAGTTATACCCAATTTGATTATAGAATTAAAGAAAGATGAAAATGTTTCAATGATAGCTCCAAAAGTATTGTTTCCAAACGGAGATCACCAATATTCTTGCCGAAGATATCCACTTCTTTCAGAGTTATTTGCTAGAAGATTTACCTTTATGAAGCCAATTTTTAAATCAACAGTTTATAAAGGTCAGTACAAAGATAAAGACTTAAATAATTCTTTTTTTGCAGAATTTATTACTGGCTGTTTTCATTTATATAAAACCAATGATTTTTTAAAATTAGAAGGTTTTGATGAGCGTTATTTTTTATACATGGAAGATGTTGATATTTGTAGAAAAATAGATAATTTAGGAAAAAAGAAAATATATTATCCAAAAGAAGAAATAACGCATGTATTAAAAAAAGGATCATCAAAAAGTATGAAATTATTTTTTAGGCATACCTTATCTGCTATTAAATATTTTTTAAAATGGTAA